Proteins co-encoded in one Pseudorhizobium banfieldiae genomic window:
- the tcuA gene encoding FAD-dependent tricarballylate dehydrogenase TcuA, with translation MTIRDYDVLIAGGGNAALCAAISARRGGASVLVVEAAPRFYRGGNTRHTRNMRCAHDSATETLSGPYYEEEFFEDLLRVTGGKTDEKLARMMIAESKDMLNWIVEQGVRFQPSLGGTLSLGRTNSFFLGGGRAMLNALYRTAEQLGVEVRYDTEVVDLDIVDGRFRSATVLHRGQRQSIAAKAFVAASGGFEANIDWLKEGWGEIAENFLIRGTPYNRGTVLKMLIESGAQQIGDPTQCHAVAIDARAPKYDGGIITRLDCVVFGIVVNRDAQRFYDEGEDVWPKRYAIWGRLVAAQPDQIAYIIFDARSLELFMPSLFPPVKAMTIPDLAGKLGVDASALEKTVSDFNAAVQPGTFDHTSLDDCRTEGLFPPKTHWARRIEEAPFYAYPVRPGITFTYLGVRVNEQSRMMMADGRPAANMFAAGEIMAGNVLGQGYAAGIGMTIGSVFGRIAGREAAAEVRANLPAPATMEIA, from the coding sequence ATGACGATTAGAGATTATGACGTCCTCATCGCCGGCGGCGGCAATGCAGCACTTTGCGCGGCGATAAGCGCCCGGCGCGGCGGCGCATCCGTGCTGGTCGTGGAGGCGGCACCGCGCTTCTACCGCGGCGGCAATACCCGCCATACGCGCAACATGCGCTGCGCCCACGACAGCGCAACAGAGACACTTTCGGGGCCCTACTACGAGGAAGAGTTCTTCGAGGACCTGTTGCGGGTGACCGGCGGCAAGACGGACGAGAAACTTGCTCGGATGATGATCGCCGAGTCGAAGGACATGCTGAACTGGATCGTCGAGCAGGGCGTGCGTTTCCAGCCGTCCCTTGGGGGGACCTTGAGCCTCGGACGCACCAACTCCTTCTTCCTGGGCGGCGGCCGCGCAATGTTGAACGCCCTGTACCGTACGGCCGAGCAACTGGGTGTCGAGGTACGGTATGACACGGAGGTTGTCGATCTCGACATCGTCGACGGACGCTTCCGCTCCGCAACCGTTCTCCATCGCGGCCAGCGGCAGTCGATCGCCGCCAAGGCATTCGTGGCCGCCTCCGGCGGCTTCGAGGCGAACATCGACTGGCTGAAGGAAGGATGGGGCGAGATTGCCGAGAACTTCCTCATTCGCGGCACGCCTTATAATCGCGGCACGGTCCTCAAGATGCTGATCGAGAGCGGCGCGCAACAGATCGGCGATCCGACCCAGTGTCATGCCGTCGCGATTGATGCCCGTGCTCCGAAATATGACGGCGGCATCATCACCCGCCTCGACTGCGTGGTGTTCGGCATCGTCGTCAACAGAGATGCGCAGCGTTTCTACGATGAGGGAGAGGACGTCTGGCCAAAACGCTATGCGATCTGGGGACGACTTGTCGCCGCGCAGCCCGACCAGATCGCCTACATCATCTTCGACGCCCGCTCGCTTGAGCTCTTCATGCCCTCGCTCTTCCCGCCGGTGAAGGCGATGACCATCCCCGATCTCGCGGGCAAGCTGGGCGTGGATGCGTCCGCGCTTGAAAAGACCGTGTCGGACTTCAACGCTGCAGTGCAGCCCGGAACCTTCGACCACACGAGCCTCGATGACTGCCGGACGGAAGGCCTCTTTCCGCCCAAGACACACTGGGCCCGACGGATCGAGGAGGCACCCTTTTACGCGTATCCCGTGCGGCCCGGCATCACTTTCACCTATCTCGGTGTACGGGTGAACGAGCAATCCCGGATGATGATGGCGGACGGGAGGCCGGCCGCCAACATGTTTGCCGCGGGCGAGATTATGGCCGGCAATGTGCTGGGCCAGGGCTATGCAGCCGGTATCGGCATGACGATCGGCAGCGTGTTTGGCCGCATAGCCGGCCGAGAAGCAGCCGCAGAGGTGCGCGCCAACCTACCTGCGCCCGCCACAATGGAGATCGCATGA
- a CDS encoding CoA transferase, giving the protein MTSTRAQAPLRHLLALVGWSDDLLQRLVIEERPKVLATPWPIGPVAAAVLGAVGIAASRIHEIRTGEKRQVTVDTRAAELAMASSSYLLLNGKPAKQMEPFTGFYQTAGGQWVYLHGNFQHLREGLIKMIGAGEDPSDVRRALLLWEAEEVEAEAIRRGLCAARVRSRAECLEDPHCTAISRLPPIRFEKLASVQKRELASGGNGPLAGLRMLDLSRVIAGPMAGRAMAEHGATVMLVSSPNLPSIVPLVIDTGFGKRSTFIDLDTVHGRDLLRSLVLDADVFLDAYRPGALELRGFGPHELARMKPGLISVSISAFGGPGPWQGRRGYDTLVQATTGMAYRENRQPRLLPCQPLDYLTGYLSAFAAMVALIRGHEEGGSWHASLSLAATAQWMWSMRDEIGDEEPYPPANPGPDQVSDLLWRHDTAFGEVTALAPALRFDGEATRWRRPPVPLGSDPPAWPRE; this is encoded by the coding sequence ATGACTTCGACAAGGGCACAGGCGCCTCTTCGCCATCTTCTCGCTCTCGTCGGCTGGTCGGACGATCTGCTCCAGCGGCTGGTGATCGAGGAGAGGCCAAAGGTTCTTGCCACGCCCTGGCCGATCGGACCGGTGGCCGCAGCCGTGCTTGGTGCTGTGGGCATCGCTGCCTCCCGGATCCACGAGATACGTACCGGTGAGAAGCGGCAGGTGACTGTCGACACGCGAGCGGCGGAACTGGCGATGGCAAGTTCCAGCTATCTGCTCCTGAACGGGAAACCGGCAAAGCAGATGGAGCCTTTCACCGGCTTCTACCAGACTGCCGGTGGCCAGTGGGTCTATCTGCACGGCAACTTCCAGCACCTGCGCGAAGGCCTGATCAAAATGATTGGCGCGGGCGAGGATCCCTCAGACGTCCGGAGGGCCTTGCTGTTGTGGGAGGCGGAGGAAGTCGAGGCCGAAGCGATCCGCCGCGGCCTGTGCGCTGCCCGAGTGCGCAGCCGCGCGGAGTGCCTGGAGGACCCGCATTGCACTGCCATCAGTCGGCTTCCACCGATCCGGTTTGAAAAGCTCGCGTCCGTCCAAAAGCGGGAACTTGCCTCGGGTGGCAATGGACCGCTTGCGGGGCTGCGCATGCTCGACCTGTCGCGGGTAATTGCCGGGCCGATGGCAGGGCGGGCAATGGCGGAACATGGAGCAACCGTCATGCTCGTATCCAGCCCGAACCTGCCGTCGATCGTCCCGCTCGTCATCGATACAGGCTTTGGCAAGCGCTCGACCTTCATCGATCTCGATACGGTCCACGGGCGGGATCTGCTTCGCTCACTGGTACTGGACGCCGATGTATTCCTGGACGCCTATCGTCCTGGCGCGCTCGAGCTACGCGGCTTCGGCCCGCATGAACTCGCGAGGATGAAGCCGGGCCTCATCTCGGTTTCGATATCTGCCTTCGGTGGACCGGGCCCGTGGCAGGGAAGGCGGGGTTATGACACCCTGGTGCAGGCGACCACGGGCATGGCCTATCGGGAGAACCGCCAGCCGCGTCTTCTGCCGTGTCAGCCGCTCGACTATCTCACCGGCTATCTCTCTGCCTTTGCGGCTATGGTTGCGCTGATACGCGGCCACGAGGAGGGCGGGAGCTGGCATGCCAGTCTGTCCCTGGCAGCAACGGCGCAGTGGATGTGGTCGATGAGGGATGAAATCGGCGATGAAGAGCCCTATCCACCTGCCAACCCCGGTCCCGACCAAGTCTCGGACCTCCTGTGGCGACACGATACGGCGTTTGGTGAAGTCACTGCCCTTGCACCTGCGCTCCGTTTTGACGGCGAAGCGACGCGCTGGAGGCGGCCCCCCGTTCCATTGGGAAGCGACCCACCGGCCTGGCCCCGGGAGTGA
- a CDS encoding GntR family transcriptional regulator — MSEPKELSSRTRGQSTYQAILAAIRDGIYHPGAPLREEEVAMRLGVSRTPVREALGRLQEKGLLEAAPSRGVAVAVLSMQQIFELYAMREELEGIVARFAAWHATEAEIANLTQINEKFAAATDDPKLAAQLNRQFHARIYDAARNRYLRQAVEDLQETIALLPDTTFIKEGRTATAAKEHVAILDAIRNRDAEAAEQAAVHHIKAALEVRLAISNPGS, encoded by the coding sequence ATGAGCGAACCCAAGGAACTGTCCTCAAGGACGCGCGGACAGAGTACGTACCAGGCGATCCTGGCGGCAATTCGCGACGGAATTTACCATCCGGGCGCCCCCCTCCGGGAGGAGGAAGTCGCCATGAGACTCGGCGTCAGCCGGACGCCTGTCCGCGAAGCCCTCGGACGACTTCAGGAAAAGGGCCTGCTCGAGGCAGCCCCCAGCCGAGGCGTGGCGGTTGCGGTTCTTTCCATGCAACAGATCTTCGAGCTCTATGCCATGCGCGAAGAACTGGAAGGGATCGTGGCACGCTTCGCAGCTTGGCATGCGACCGAAGCCGAGATCGCCAACCTCACGCAGATCAACGAGAAGTTTGCCGCCGCGACCGATGATCCAAAGCTTGCTGCGCAACTGAACCGTCAGTTCCATGCCAGGATTTATGATGCGGCCCGCAACCGGTATCTGCGCCAGGCGGTCGAAGACCTTCAGGAGACGATTGCGCTGTTGCCGGACACGACGTTCATCAAGGAAGGCAGGACGGCGACGGCAGCCAAGGAGCATGTCGCCATTCTCGATGCAATCCGCAACCGCGATGCGGAAGCCGCCGAACAGGCTGCGGTTCATCACATCAAGGCCGCTCTCGAGGTCCGGCTCGCCATTTCCAATCCGGGTTCTTGA
- a CDS encoding LysR family transcriptional regulator — protein sequence MLPFDPVTARLIVAIAQHGSIGRAAERENIASSAVSRRLSDIEARLGVALFDRSLQGARLTPAGEVYVAGCRDVLRRIEDLNTQMSDFGTAEHGWLRLACTSSSLSGRLPELLARYAAAHPGVRLDIQEMSAPNALAAIDDGQADIAFVADNNELTRFETGAFEDDDVLVLCSPDHPLAARLGSGRLISFDEVAEHEVVGVHHSGAMDRLLSAAAAATGRILGERVKVETFPSLVRMVEAGFGIGFMRSTSLHLLAGTDVISARLSDDWARRKLVHVRRPASPLSQPIKAFLTLAAGTYRNTG from the coding sequence ATGCTGCCGTTCGATCCGGTAACGGCACGTCTCATCGTCGCCATAGCGCAGCACGGCTCCATCGGGCGGGCAGCGGAGCGTGAAAACATCGCCTCATCGGCCGTCAGCCGACGGCTGAGCGATATCGAGGCCCGCCTCGGTGTCGCACTCTTCGATCGATCGCTTCAGGGGGCTCGACTGACACCGGCGGGCGAAGTCTACGTGGCCGGTTGTCGCGATGTCCTGCGCAGGATCGAAGACCTCAACACCCAGATGTCGGATTTTGGAACGGCAGAACATGGGTGGCTTCGCCTCGCCTGCACCAGCTCGTCGCTGTCCGGGCGGCTTCCGGAACTGCTGGCACGCTATGCGGCGGCCCATCCCGGCGTCCGCCTCGACATCCAGGAAATGTCTGCACCAAACGCCCTTGCGGCAATCGACGATGGCCAGGCCGACATCGCGTTCGTTGCTGACAACAACGAGCTCACCCGTTTCGAAACCGGCGCTTTCGAGGACGATGACGTGCTCGTTCTCTGTTCGCCTGATCATCCGCTGGCGGCTCGACTGGGATCAGGTCGCCTAATTTCCTTCGACGAGGTTGCCGAGCACGAAGTCGTAGGCGTCCACCATTCGGGCGCGATGGACCGGCTGCTCAGCGCGGCTGCCGCCGCCACCGGACGCATCCTTGGGGAGCGCGTCAAGGTTGAGACTTTTCCGTCGCTGGTGAGAATGGTCGAGGCGGGATTCGGCATCGGTTTCATGCGCTCGACAAGCCTGCATCTCCTGGCCGGAACCGACGTCATCAGCGCCCGGCTCTCAGATGACTGGGCGCGCCGGAAACTCGTCCATGTGAGACGACCGGCAAGCCCGCTTTCCCAGCCGATCAAAGCGTTCCTGACGCTTGCGGCCGGGACGTACAGGAACACCGGCTAG
- a CDS encoding isocitrate/isopropylmalate dehydrogenase family protein, with protein MKLLVLPGDGIGPEIVNATLAVLDAVDRQFALGLDYLTRDIGFAALGKFGTTLPDGIMDLAKSVDGTLLGPISHLDYPPREKGGINVSAAFRTRLDLFANIRPARTRQGVFHRGTQMDLVIMRENTEGMYPDRNMYAGSGEYMPTEDVAISMRKVTAKAIERIARASFDLARTRRKKVTAVHKANAFVLTDGLFLREVRKVAAAYPDVELEEVLVDAMAALLVRDAGRYDVICTTNFYGDTLSDLASELSGSLGLAGSLNAGEHHAAAQAQHGSAPDIAGQDRANPVSMILSAAMLLQWHGKRSGELRYIDAATSIEETVDHLIADPATRTTDLGGQLGTRAFTQALVQALESDRVAIRA; from the coding sequence ATGAAGCTGCTTGTTCTTCCGGGCGACGGGATTGGCCCGGAAATCGTCAATGCGACGCTTGCGGTGCTCGATGCCGTCGACCGGCAATTCGCGCTCGGCCTCGACTATCTCACCCGTGACATCGGCTTCGCCGCTCTTGGCAAGTTCGGAACCACGCTTCCTGACGGCATCATGGATCTGGCTAAAAGCGTGGATGGAACGCTGCTTGGGCCAATCTCGCACCTGGATTATCCGCCGCGCGAGAAGGGCGGCATCAATGTCTCCGCGGCATTCCGCACCAGGCTTGATCTCTTCGCCAACATTCGTCCCGCCCGCACGCGCCAAGGCGTCTTCCACCGGGGCACCCAGATGGACCTCGTCATCATGCGCGAGAATACGGAAGGCATGTACCCGGATCGCAACATGTATGCCGGGAGTGGCGAATACATGCCGACCGAAGACGTGGCTATTTCGATGCGCAAGGTGACGGCCAAGGCGATCGAGCGGATCGCGCGCGCCTCCTTCGACCTGGCACGGACGCGCCGCAAGAAGGTCACCGCCGTCCACAAGGCAAATGCATTCGTCTTGACGGACGGGTTGTTCCTGCGGGAGGTGCGAAAGGTCGCGGCAGCATATCCGGACGTCGAGCTTGAGGAAGTGCTGGTCGATGCAATGGCAGCCCTTCTGGTTCGTGATGCCGGTCGCTACGACGTCATCTGCACGACGAACTTCTACGGCGACACCCTCTCCGATCTCGCGTCGGAGCTCTCGGGCAGCCTGGGTCTAGCTGGCTCGCTCAATGCCGGAGAACATCATGCGGCCGCTCAGGCGCAGCATGGCTCTGCCCCGGATATCGCAGGACAGGACAGGGCCAACCCGGTCTCGATGATCCTGTCCGCTGCAATGCTTCTGCAGTGGCATGGCAAGAGGAGCGGCGAACTGCGCTACATCGATGCCGCCACGAGCATCGAGGAAACGGTCGATCATCTGATTGCGGATCCCGCCACGCGTACCACGGATCTCGGAGGGCAACTGGGCACGCGCGCCTTTACCCAAGCATTGGTACAAGCGCTGGAGAGCGACCGTGTGGCCATCCGCGCTTGA